From a single Pleurodeles waltl isolate 20211129_DDA chromosome 8, aPleWal1.hap1.20221129, whole genome shotgun sequence genomic region:
- the LOC138248883 gene encoding zinc finger protein 420-like — protein MHQRTHTGGKPYTCSECGKGFTYASELTIHLRWHTGEKPYTCQECGKSFSTSSNLRSHHVTHTGAKPYTCHECGKSFACSSDVNIHQRIHTGEKPYTCSECEKRFSTATHLKSHQLTHTGEKPYKCSECGKSFTRLSGLTIHLRWHTGEKPYTCQECGKRFSKSSYLKNHYVTHTGEKPYKCHECGKSFACLSTVKIHQRMHTGQKPYTCSECEKSFSTASLLKSHQLTHTGEKPYTCSECGKSFTRQSELTVHLRRHTGEKPYTCQECGKSFIKSSHLKCHHITHTGEKPYTCSECGKSFTRSSIVKIHQQMHTGEKPYTCSECGKSFTRPFYLTTHLQRHTGEKPFTCSECGKSFHTSSNLKSHLLTHTGEKPYTCSECGKSFREASSVKKHQRMHTGEKPYTCSECGKYFAQASHLTIHLRRHNGEKLYTCSDCGKSYSRSTHLKRHQLTHTGTKTYT, from the coding sequence atgcatcagcgaacacacacaggtggaaaaccatacacatgcagtgaatgtggcaAGGGCTTTACTTATGCATCAGAGCTAACCATCCATCTGCGATGGCATACAGGAGAAAAGCCATACACTTGCCaagaatgtggaaagagctttagtaCATCCTCAAATCTAAGGAGCCACCACGTAACCCACACAGGGGCAAAACCCTACACATGCcatgaatgtggaaagagctttgcTTGTTCATCTGATGTAAATATCCACCAGCGAATCCACACGGGGGAAAAACCTTACACTTGTAGTGAATGTGAAAAGAGGTTTAGTACAGCTACGCATTTAAAGAGCCACCAGCTaacgcacacaggggaaaaaccatacaaatgcagtgaatgtggaaagagctttactcGACTATCAGGGCTAACTATACATCTGCGGTGGCATACAGGAGAAAAGCCATACACTTGCCAAGAATGTGGAAAGCGCTTTAGTAAATCCTCATATCTAAAGAACCACTAcgtaacacacacaggagaaaaaccctACAAATGCCATGAATGTGGGAAGAGCTTTGCTTGTTTATCAACTGTAAAGATCCACCAGCGAATGCACACAGGGCAAAAACCTTACACTTGCAGTGAATGTGAAAAGAGCTTTAGTACAGCTTCACTTTTAAAGAGCCACCAgctaacacacacaggggaaaaaccatacacatgcagtgaatgtggaaagagctttactcGACAATCGGAGCTAACCGTACATCTGCGACGGCATACAGGAGAAAAGCCCTACACTTGCCaagaatgtggaaagagctttattAAATCCTCACATCTAAAGTGCCACCAcataacacacacaggggaaaaaccatacacatgcagtgaatgcGGAAAGAGCTTTACACGTTCATCAATTGTAAAGATCCATCAGCAAATGCATACAGGGGAAAAACCttacacatgcagtgaatgtggaaagagctttactcGCCCATTCTACCTAACCACCCATCTTCAAAGGCATACAGGGGAAAAACCTTTtacttgcagtgaatgtggaaagagctttcaTACATCTTCAAATCTAAAGAGCCACTTGCTAACACACACGGGGGAAAAACCTTAcacttgcagtgaatgtggaaagagctttaggGAGGCATCAAGTGTAAAGAAACACCAGCGAatgcacacaggggaaaaaccttacacctgcagtgaatgtggaaagtaCTTTGCTCAAGCATCACACCTAACCATCCATCTGCGAAGGCATAATGGAGAGAAGCTATACACATGCAGTGATTGTGGAAAGAGCTATAGTAGATCTACACATCTAAAGAGGCACCAGCTAACACACACAGGAACAAAAACATATACATGA